The Streptomyces sp. NBC_01244 genome contains a region encoding:
- a CDS encoding helix-turn-helix domain-containing protein — MPDPVKNPGIGQPGAAQRQLLDLLAEGAPLEHFTQPAEAAKKANAPESELAAITEATRVALRIRDTLSQHRRREAELAALFDTAGDLAALRDLDAVLRAITRRAKLLLGTDVTYLSLNDEEAGDTYMRVTDGCVSAAFQQVRLGMGEGLGGLVAESARPYTTGDYRDDPRFKHTNTIDSAVTEEGLCAILGVPLRLGTRVIGVLYAADRSARTFSPDEVALLSSLADHAAIAIDSARLMDETRTALVDLNQASQTIEAHSDAMRRAEEAHDRLTDLVLRGGDITDVATAIGTILNGRTLIHDADGGELARVGADAQPPPAQAVTASRTGGRAVPVDGTWVCAVLAGHELLGSIALTGRPDLGEADRRLFERASVVTALLLLLRRSVAETEDRIRGELLGDLLSRAADLGTLTARARRLKVNLNDPHTVFVLHARSATRQRLLAAATRGAQTRQGLAGLHHEEVVLVCPSGTPSSCASEIADELSHAVASPVTVGAAGPATGPEHFADAYLEARRCLAALRALGHDGTGAALADLGFVGVLLGDQTDLHGYVRHTLGPILEYDAKRGTNLRHTLQTYFAAGMNQTRTREALHVHVNTVVQRLDRIGQLLGRDWQRPDRALELQLALRIAQVSSVRSTQAASTVSASEV; from the coding sequence ATGCCCGACCCAGTGAAGAACCCCGGCATCGGGCAGCCCGGGGCCGCCCAAAGGCAGCTGCTGGATCTCCTGGCCGAGGGCGCACCGCTCGAACACTTCACGCAACCCGCGGAGGCGGCGAAGAAGGCGAACGCCCCCGAATCCGAACTCGCGGCGATCACGGAAGCCACCCGGGTGGCACTGCGCATCCGGGACACACTCAGCCAGCACCGCCGCCGTGAGGCCGAACTCGCCGCCCTCTTCGACACCGCCGGAGACCTCGCCGCGCTCAGAGACCTCGACGCCGTCCTGCGAGCGATCACCCGCCGGGCCAAGCTTCTCCTCGGCACCGACGTCACCTACCTCTCCCTCAACGACGAAGAAGCCGGCGACACCTACATGCGGGTCACCGACGGCTGTGTCTCCGCCGCCTTCCAACAGGTACGACTGGGCATGGGAGAGGGCCTGGGCGGCCTGGTCGCCGAATCCGCACGCCCTTACACCACCGGCGACTACCGCGACGACCCGCGCTTCAAGCACACCAACACGATCGACAGCGCCGTCACCGAAGAGGGCCTGTGCGCCATCCTCGGTGTCCCACTGCGCCTGGGCACCCGGGTGATCGGCGTCCTCTACGCCGCCGACCGCTCGGCCCGCACCTTCAGCCCCGACGAAGTCGCACTGCTGTCGTCCCTCGCCGACCACGCCGCGATCGCCATCGACAGCGCCCGCCTCATGGACGAGACCCGCACGGCACTCGTCGACCTCAACCAAGCCTCACAGACCATCGAGGCACACAGCGACGCCATGCGCCGGGCCGAGGAAGCACACGACAGACTCACCGACCTCGTGCTCCGCGGTGGTGACATCACCGACGTCGCCACCGCCATAGGCACCATTCTCAACGGCCGCACGCTCATCCACGACGCGGACGGAGGCGAACTCGCGCGCGTGGGGGCCGACGCCCAACCCCCGCCCGCACAGGCCGTAACAGCCTCCCGGACAGGCGGCCGCGCCGTACCCGTCGACGGAACCTGGGTCTGCGCCGTCCTCGCCGGACACGAACTCCTCGGCAGCATCGCCCTCACCGGCCGCCCCGACCTCGGCGAAGCAGACCGCCGTCTCTTCGAACGCGCCAGCGTCGTCACAGCCCTCCTGCTCCTCCTTCGCCGCTCCGTCGCGGAAACCGAAGACCGCATCCGCGGCGAACTCCTGGGCGATCTCCTCAGCCGGGCCGCCGACCTGGGCACCCTCACCGCCAGGGCCCGCCGCCTCAAGGTGAACCTGAACGACCCCCACACCGTATTCGTCCTCCACGCCCGCAGCGCCACCCGACAACGACTGCTGGCCGCCGCCACCCGCGGCGCACAAACACGCCAGGGGCTGGCCGGACTGCACCACGAGGAAGTCGTCCTGGTCTGCCCCTCCGGCACCCCCTCTTCCTGCGCCTCGGAAATCGCCGACGAGCTGAGCCACGCCGTCGCCTCACCCGTCACCGTCGGGGCCGCAGGGCCCGCGACCGGCCCGGAGCACTTCGCGGACGCCTACCTGGAAGCCCGCCGCTGCCTGGCCGCCCTCCGCGCACTCGGCCACGACGGGACGGGGGCAGCACTGGCCGACCTGGGGTTCGTCGGCGTGCTCCTCGGAGACCAGACGGACCTGCACGGATACGTACGCCACACCCTGGGCCCCATCCTCGAGTACGACGCAAAGCGCGGAACCAACCTCAGACACACCCTCCAGACCTACTTCGCCGCCGGCATGAACCAGACCAGGACCCGCGAGGCCCTCCACGTCCACGTCAACACCGTGGTGCAGCGCCTCGACCGCATCGGACAACTCCTCGGCCGCGACTGGCAACGCCCCGACCGGGCCCTCGAACTCCAACTGGCCCTGCGCATAGCCCAGGTCTCCTCCGTCAGGTCTACCCAGGCGGCGTCCACGGTGTCGGCGAGTGAGGTGTAG
- a CDS encoding MFS transporter, whose translation MATQQSRAGIGRIISASLVGTTIEWYDFFLYGSAAALVFNKLFFPSSEPLVGTLLAFLTYAIGFAARPLGGMVFGHYGDRIGRKKLLVLSLLMMGGATFAMGLLPTHASIGVGAPVLLTVLRLIQGFALGGEWGGAVLLVSEHGDDKNRGFWASWPQAGAPGGNLLATGVLALLAAVQSDEAFLAWGWRIPFLLSGLLVVIGLWIRVSVSESPVFLEAQAKAAEQAAAGIKEELPVAEVFRTNWRGVLTAIGTRLGENISYYILTAFLLVYVTTHLGLSKSNGLNAVLIGSAVHFVTIPAWGALSDRIGRRPVTLIGSLGMIGWAFAFFAMLDTKSFPAIAGAVTIGLLFHGAMYGPQAAFISEMFDTKVRYSGASMGSQLASIIGGALAPIIAVELLKDYDSSLPISLYLATAMLITTLTVLVAKETRGRSLTHNHTPATGTVPAPRKPEHAVKADS comes from the coding sequence ATGGCAACCCAGCAGTCCAGAGCCGGCATCGGCCGCATCATCAGCGCCAGCCTCGTCGGCACCACCATCGAGTGGTACGACTTCTTCCTCTACGGCTCCGCCGCCGCCCTCGTCTTCAACAAGCTGTTCTTCCCCAGCAGCGAACCGCTGGTCGGCACCCTCCTCGCCTTCCTCACCTACGCCATCGGATTCGCCGCCCGGCCGCTGGGCGGCATGGTCTTCGGCCACTACGGCGACAGGATCGGCCGCAAGAAGCTCCTGGTCCTCAGCCTCCTGATGATGGGCGGCGCCACCTTCGCCATGGGCCTGCTGCCCACCCACGCCAGCATCGGCGTAGGAGCGCCCGTCCTGCTCACCGTGCTCCGCCTGATCCAGGGCTTCGCCCTCGGCGGCGAATGGGGCGGCGCGGTCCTGCTCGTCTCCGAACACGGCGACGACAAGAACCGCGGCTTCTGGGCCTCCTGGCCCCAAGCCGGCGCACCCGGCGGCAACCTCCTCGCCACCGGCGTGCTCGCCCTCCTGGCCGCCGTCCAGTCCGATGAAGCCTTCCTCGCCTGGGGCTGGCGGATCCCGTTCCTGCTCTCCGGCCTGCTGGTCGTCATCGGCCTGTGGATCCGGGTGTCCGTCTCGGAGTCCCCCGTCTTCCTCGAAGCCCAGGCCAAGGCCGCCGAGCAGGCCGCCGCAGGCATCAAGGAAGAGCTCCCCGTCGCCGAAGTGTTCCGTACCAACTGGCGCGGAGTCCTCACCGCCATCGGCACCCGCCTCGGCGAGAACATCTCCTACTACATCCTCACCGCGTTCCTCCTCGTCTACGTCACCACCCACCTGGGCCTGTCCAAGAGCAACGGCCTCAACGCCGTCCTGATCGGCTCCGCGGTCCACTTCGTGACGATCCCGGCCTGGGGCGCTCTGTCCGACCGGATCGGCCGCCGTCCGGTCACCCTGATCGGCTCGCTCGGCATGATCGGCTGGGCGTTCGCCTTCTTCGCGATGCTCGACACCAAGTCCTTCCCCGCGATCGCAGGGGCCGTCACCATCGGACTCCTCTTCCACGGAGCGATGTACGGACCTCAGGCCGCCTTCATCTCCGAGATGTTCGACACCAAGGTCCGCTACTCCGGCGCCTCCATGGGCTCCCAGCTGGCCTCCATCATCGGCGGCGCCCTCGCCCCGATCATCGCCGTCGAACTGCTCAAGGACTACGATTCGTCCCTGCCGATTTCCCTGTACCTCGCCACCGCCATGCTGATCACGACCCTGACCGTCCTGGTGGCCAAGGAAACCCGCGGGCGCAGCCTGACCCACAACCACACCCCCGCCACCGGCACGGTTCCCGCCCCCCGCAAGCCCGAGCACGCGGTCAAGGCCGACAGCTGA
- a CDS encoding 3-hydroxybutyrate dehydrogenase, translating to MTSGITPPSDGTAGIDLAGRTAMVTGAGSGIGRACAQALASAGAQVHVVDLDAEAAKSVAEEIGGHPHVVDLSRSDLIEGLPADIDILVNNAGLQHVAPLTAFPPERFELLQKVMVHAPFLLLRRVLPHMSARSWGRIVNISSVHGLRASAFKAGYVTAKHALEGLSKVAALEGAPHGITSNCVNPGYVRTPLVEQQIAAQAAAHGIGPDQVIGEVMLNRSAIKRLIEPQEVAAIAVWLCGPHTGYITGASLPVDGGWSAA from the coding sequence ATGACAAGCGGAATCACACCCCCGTCCGACGGAACCGCGGGCATCGATCTGGCGGGCCGAACCGCCATGGTGACCGGCGCGGGCAGCGGCATCGGACGGGCCTGCGCTCAGGCACTCGCCTCCGCGGGCGCACAGGTCCACGTGGTCGACCTCGACGCCGAAGCGGCCAAGTCCGTGGCCGAGGAGATCGGTGGTCACCCGCACGTCGTGGACCTGTCCCGCAGCGACCTCATCGAAGGCCTTCCGGCCGACATCGACATCCTCGTCAACAACGCCGGCCTCCAGCACGTGGCCCCCTTGACCGCGTTTCCCCCGGAGCGGTTCGAACTCCTCCAGAAGGTCATGGTCCACGCCCCGTTCCTCCTCCTGCGCCGGGTCCTGCCGCACATGTCCGCACGGAGCTGGGGCCGCATCGTCAACATATCCAGCGTGCACGGCCTGCGCGCCAGCGCCTTCAAGGCCGGATACGTCACCGCCAAACACGCCCTCGAGGGCCTGAGCAAGGTCGCTGCTCTCGAAGGCGCCCCGCACGGCATCACCAGCAACTGCGTCAACCCCGGCTACGTGCGCACCCCGTTGGTCGAGCAGCAGATCGCCGCGCAGGCCGCCGCCCACGGCATCGGCCCCGACCAGGTGATAGGCGAGGTGATGCTCAATCGCTCCGCCATCAAGCGACTGATCGAACCTCAGGAGGTCGCCGCCATCGCCGTATGGCTCTGCGGCCCGCACACCGGATACATCACCGGCGCCTCCCTTCCCGTCGACGGGGGCTGGAGCGCCGCCTGA
- a CDS encoding 3-hydroxybutyrate oligomer hydrolase family protein, with translation MFPLLRSASPPRGPRSRVVSLRRAVAAAAALVTLAAVPAAADDREKSGEGITGHCAAMSRLKVPGAERQRNVCLGELTTAGTVASGHTDKADWAGLTPAALAVPSGVPGIQIDGYFPDTSSTNTNHGWNHDAQFVIRLPDRWNGGLVVAGSPGVREQYANDRAIGDWVLARGYAFAATDKGNTGAGFHRDGHAPGDAIAEWNTRVTQLTRAARAVIVQRYLRPPARTLATGMSNGGYLVRWQLENHPELYDGGVDWEGTLWREEGPNLLTFLPPALAAYPIYAKGGEGSEQAHQQMTAAGFPAGSEFLWPFHHQYYWDLTQRIYREELDPDYDGPQEAGTPFCTPGTPSCDSDYEYGGRPQGVRDAVSKIALTGRIGKPLITVHGTLDVLLPISRDSDVYARMVSDAGRGRLFRYYRVEGGTHVDSLFDVFPNELRPLLPCHRAAFTALENWIGRGVQPPPGHTVPRPAAATPEDLLTKCPLTS, from the coding sequence GTGTTTCCCCTGCTCAGATCAGCATCACCGCCGCGCGGTCCGCGTTCACGCGTCGTCAGCCTGCGACGGGCGGTCGCGGCGGCAGCGGCGCTCGTGACCCTGGCCGCGGTCCCCGCAGCCGCCGACGACCGGGAAAAGAGCGGCGAAGGCATCACCGGCCACTGCGCGGCGATGTCCAGGCTGAAGGTGCCGGGTGCCGAACGCCAGCGAAACGTCTGCCTGGGCGAGCTCACCACCGCCGGGACAGTCGCCTCCGGCCACACCGACAAGGCCGACTGGGCAGGCCTGACCCCGGCCGCCCTCGCCGTGCCGAGCGGCGTCCCGGGCATCCAGATCGACGGATACTTCCCCGACACCTCGTCCACCAACACCAACCACGGCTGGAATCACGACGCCCAGTTCGTCATCCGCCTGCCTGACCGCTGGAACGGCGGGCTGGTCGTCGCGGGCTCGCCGGGAGTGCGCGAGCAGTACGCCAACGACCGGGCCATCGGAGACTGGGTGCTGGCCCGCGGTTACGCCTTCGCCGCGACCGACAAGGGCAACACCGGGGCGGGCTTCCACCGTGACGGACACGCCCCGGGCGACGCGATCGCCGAATGGAACACGCGCGTCACCCAACTCACCCGCGCCGCCCGCGCCGTCATCGTGCAACGCTACCTGCGCCCCCCGGCCCGCACACTGGCCACCGGCATGTCCAACGGCGGCTACCTCGTGCGCTGGCAACTGGAGAACCATCCGGAGCTCTACGACGGCGGCGTCGACTGGGAAGGCACCCTTTGGCGTGAGGAGGGTCCGAACCTGCTCACGTTCCTGCCTCCGGCACTCGCCGCGTACCCGATCTACGCGAAGGGCGGCGAGGGCTCCGAGCAGGCCCACCAGCAGATGACGGCCGCCGGCTTCCCGGCCGGATCCGAATTCCTGTGGCCGTTCCACCACCAGTACTACTGGGACCTCACCCAGCGCATCTACCGCGAGGAGCTCGACCCGGACTACGACGGCCCGCAGGAAGCGGGAACCCCGTTCTGTACTCCGGGGACGCCCTCGTGCGACAGCGACTACGAGTACGGCGGCCGGCCCCAGGGCGTCCGCGACGCGGTGTCGAAGATCGCCCTGACCGGCCGGATCGGCAAACCTCTGATCACGGTGCACGGAACCCTCGACGTGCTCCTTCCCATCAGCCGGGACTCCGACGTCTACGCCCGCATGGTGTCCGACGCCGGCCGAGGCCGCCTCTTTCGCTACTACCGGGTCGAAGGAGGCACCCACGTCGACTCACTGTTCGACGTGTTCCCCAACGAGCTCCGCCCGCTCCTCCCGTGCCACCGTGCGGCCTTCACGGCGCTGGAGAACTGGATCGGCCGCGGAGTACAGCCGCCGCCCGGCCACACCGTGCCCCGCCCGGCCGCCGCCACGCCGGAAGACCTGCTGACGAAGTGCCCCCTGACCAGCTGA
- a CDS encoding extracellular catalytic domain type 1 short-chain-length polyhydroxyalkanoate depolymerase produces the protein MPSRETRPTPLSSAGPRRPWERKGRWRRALGRMTAVVALVVGAALLQPVPAPAAEAAVSLQKISGFGANPGALNMYVYRPAGLPAAPAVVVALHGCTQSAQIYADNSGLTKFADQYGFLLVFAETTSANNGNQCFNFFEPGDNRRGQGEAASIRQMVAYAASTYHTDSGRVHVTGLSAGGAMTSVMLSTYPEVFRAGAVIAGIPYACANSVVTAYSCMSPGVDRTPSAWAQSVRDANPGYSGPWPRVAIWHGDSDTKVVPKNADELRDQWTAVHGLDQSADRTSTIGPDNTRREQYLAGDGSVAVEVDRVPSLAHGTPVDPGTGAQQCGATGTGNFIRSICSSYWITGFFGLDGSVPQPGGLPAPAGLAAGNATDTAITLNWNGVSGAASYAVYRDGSRIATPTGSPFTDTGLSPGSTHTYAVAALDGAGVEGLRSAGIGATTTGAAPKCWTANNYQQVQAGRATTDGSYAYAKGSNQNMGLYNTFATHTLKEAPAGYYVIADGNCP, from the coding sequence ATGCCCTCGCGTGAAACACGTCCCACACCGCTGTCGTCCGCTGGTCCGCGCCGCCCTTGGGAGCGGAAGGGACGATGGCGCCGTGCCCTCGGGCGGATGACCGCGGTGGTGGCCCTGGTGGTGGGGGCGGCGCTGCTCCAGCCCGTCCCCGCACCGGCCGCCGAGGCGGCGGTCTCGCTGCAGAAGATCAGCGGCTTCGGCGCGAACCCGGGCGCTCTGAACATGTACGTCTACCGGCCTGCCGGTCTACCCGCCGCCCCGGCCGTGGTCGTCGCTCTGCACGGCTGCACGCAGAGCGCCCAGATCTACGCCGACAACTCCGGCCTGACGAAATTCGCCGACCAGTACGGTTTCCTGCTGGTCTTCGCGGAAACGACCTCCGCGAACAACGGCAACCAGTGCTTCAACTTCTTCGAGCCGGGCGACAACCGGCGCGGTCAGGGCGAAGCAGCCTCCATCCGCCAGATGGTCGCCTACGCCGCCTCCACGTACCACACCGACTCCGGGCGCGTTCACGTCACGGGACTGTCGGCGGGCGGTGCGATGACGTCCGTGATGCTGTCCACCTACCCGGAGGTGTTCCGGGCGGGTGCGGTCATCGCCGGGATCCCCTACGCCTGCGCGAACTCGGTGGTCACCGCCTACTCCTGCATGAGTCCCGGAGTGGACCGCACTCCGTCGGCCTGGGCACAGAGCGTCCGTGACGCCAACCCCGGCTACAGCGGCCCGTGGCCGAGGGTGGCCATCTGGCACGGGGACAGCGACACCAAGGTCGTGCCCAAGAACGCGGATGAGCTGCGGGACCAGTGGACGGCCGTCCACGGCCTGGACCAGAGCGCGGACCGCACCTCCACGATCGGGCCCGACAACACGCGCAGGGAGCAGTACCTGGCCGGTGACGGAAGTGTCGCGGTCGAGGTGGACCGGGTGCCTTCCCTCGCCCACGGGACCCCCGTGGACCCGGGCACCGGAGCCCAGCAGTGCGGCGCCACCGGGACGGGCAACTTCATCCGCTCGATCTGCTCCAGCTACTGGATCACCGGCTTCTTCGGCCTGGACGGCTCCGTCCCGCAGCCCGGCGGGCTGCCCGCCCCGGCAGGCCTGGCCGCGGGCAACGCGACCGACACCGCGATCACCCTGAACTGGAACGGCGTGAGCGGGGCCGCCTCCTACGCCGTGTACCGGGACGGCAGCCGGATCGCCACCCCGACCGGATCCCCCTTCACGGACACGGGCCTGAGCCCGGGCAGCACCCACACCTACGCCGTGGCCGCCCTGGACGGCGCAGGCGTCGAGGGCCTGCGCTCGGCGGGCATCGGCGCCACCACCACCGGCGCGGCACCGAAGTGCTGGACCGCGAACAACTACCAGCAGGTTCAGGCCGGACGCGCCACCACCGACGGCAGCTACGCCTACGCCAAGGGCTCGAACCAGAACATGGGCCTCTACAACACCTTCGCCACCCACACCCTCAAGGAGGCCCCGGCCGGCTACTACGTGATCGCCGACGGAAACTGCCCCTGA